A section of the Lathamus discolor isolate bLatDis1 chromosome 6, bLatDis1.hap1, whole genome shotgun sequence genome encodes:
- the TMEM11 gene encoding transmembrane protein 11, mitochondrial — MAAWGRRRAGPGSTNSGGGRERVTLSSTDCYIVHEIYNGENAQDQFEYELEQALEAQYKYIVIEPTRIGDETARWITVGNCLHKTAVLAGTTCLFTPLALPVDYSHYISLPAGVLSVACCTLYGISWQFDPCCKYQVEYDAYKLSRLPLHTLTSSTPVVLVRKDDLHRKRLHNTIALAALVYCVKKIYELYAV, encoded by the exons ATGGCGGCGTGGGGAAGGAGGCGCGCTGGCCCCGGCAGCACCAACAGCGGTGGCGGCCGGGAGAG GGTCACTTTGTCCTCCACGGACTGTTACATCGTGCATGAGATCTACAACGGAGAGAACGCTCAGGACCAGTTTGAGTACGAGCTGGAGCAGGCCCTGGAAGCACAGTACAAATACATAGTGATAGAGCCCACCCGCATCGGGGACGAGACCGCGCGCTGGATCACGGTGGGGAACTGCCTGCACAAGACGGCCGTGCTGGCGGGTACCACTTGCCTCTTCACCCCTCTGGCCCTTCCAGTAGATTACTCTCACTAcatctccctgcctgctggtgTGCTGAGCGTGGCTTGCTGCACCCTTTATGGCATCTCTTGGCAATTTGATCCCTGTTGCAAGTACCAAGTAGAGTACGATGCCTATAAACTTTCCCGCCTGCCCCTGCATACGCTCACCTCCTCCACCCCGGTGGTGCTGGTGAGGAAGGACGACCTGCACAGAAAGAGACTGCACAACACGATAGCACTCGCTGCCCTGGTGTACTGTGTAAAGAAGATCTACGAACTCTATGCTGTATGA